Proteins found in one Arthrobacter sp. U41 genomic segment:
- the rapZ gene encoding RNase adapter RapZ: MAESTAGSGTESDGMTPVKPVEAELLVVTGMSGAGRSTASDALEDHGWYVVENLPPQMLGTLAEIVSHAPGSISKLAVVMDVRSKELFADIRTSLRNLEASGVGFRVLFLDANDDVLVRRFEQGRRPHPLQGGGRILDGIAAERELLTELRTSADIVLDTSALNVHGLATAITELFSETGPVALRLNVMSFGFKYGLPVDANFVADARFIPNPHWVPALRPHTGLDKDVSNYVLEAQGVSSFVERYVLALEPVLDGYRRENKHYATIAVGCTGGKHRSVAVAVELSRRLAQYPRVTVTTTHRDLGRE, translated from the coding sequence ATGGCAGAGTCGACGGCAGGATCCGGGACGGAGTCGGACGGCATGACGCCGGTCAAACCCGTCGAGGCCGAACTGCTCGTAGTGACGGGCATGTCGGGAGCCGGCCGGAGCACTGCGTCGGACGCCCTGGAGGACCACGGCTGGTACGTCGTGGAAAACCTCCCCCCGCAGATGCTCGGCACCCTCGCGGAAATCGTGTCCCACGCCCCGGGCTCCATCTCCAAGCTCGCCGTCGTCATGGACGTCCGCAGCAAGGAACTATTCGCTGACATCCGCACCTCGCTGCGCAACCTGGAGGCCAGCGGCGTCGGGTTCCGGGTGCTGTTCCTGGACGCCAACGACGACGTCCTGGTCCGCCGATTCGAGCAGGGCCGGCGTCCCCACCCGCTGCAGGGCGGCGGCAGGATCCTCGACGGCATCGCCGCCGAACGCGAACTGCTGACCGAACTCCGCACCTCCGCCGACATCGTGCTGGACACCTCGGCGCTGAACGTCCACGGCCTCGCCACCGCAATCACGGAGCTGTTCAGCGAGACCGGTCCCGTGGCGCTCCGCCTCAATGTGATGAGCTTCGGCTTCAAATACGGGCTCCCGGTCGATGCCAACTTCGTCGCCGACGCCCGCTTCATCCCCAACCCGCACTGGGTCCCCGCGCTCCGCCCGCACACCGGTCTGGACAAGGACGTCAGCAACTATGTGCTGGAGGCGCAGGGCGTCAGCAGCTTTGTGGAACGCTACGTGCTGGCTCTCGAGCCGGTCCTGGACGGTTACCGGCGGGAGAACAAGCACTACGCCACCATCGCCGTCGGTTGCACCGGCGGCAAGCACCGCTCGGTTGCCGTCGCCGTCGAACTGTCCCGCCGGCTCGCGCAGTACCCGCGCGTCACCGTGACCACCACGCACCGGGACCTGGGCCGCGAATAA
- a CDS encoding gluconeogenesis factor YvcK family protein has product MALLTGPLPLVPPASAAFASQQDKGPSVVALGGGHGLAASLSALRLLTSELTAIVTVADDGGSSGRLREEYGVLPPGDLRMALSALCDDTDWGRTWRDVMQHRFAPGKGRGGSLDEHAMGNLLIVTLWELLGDTVAGLKWAGALLGARGEVLPMSSVPLTIEGQVRVTAPDGTTALQTLIGQAKCAVAGSLEHVRLLPENAPACVEALTAIELADWVILGPGSWYTSVLPHLLLPEMREALCNTAARRCLTMNLATDTKETLGMSAADHLRVLREYAPDFTVDVVLADPASVTDRADFEQAAGMLGAEVVLGKVGASSRRPIHDPLRLATAYHDIFGNR; this is encoded by the coding sequence ATGGCGCTGCTCACCGGCCCCCTGCCTCTCGTCCCCCCGGCCAGCGCGGCCTTCGCCAGCCAGCAGGACAAAGGCCCGTCCGTCGTCGCGCTGGGCGGCGGCCACGGACTCGCCGCGTCACTATCGGCGCTGCGCCTGCTCACCTCCGAACTGACCGCCATCGTCACCGTCGCGGACGACGGCGGGTCCTCGGGACGGCTGCGCGAGGAGTACGGCGTACTGCCGCCCGGCGACCTCCGGATGGCGCTCTCCGCGCTCTGTGACGACACCGACTGGGGCCGCACCTGGCGCGATGTGATGCAGCACCGCTTCGCACCCGGCAAGGGCCGCGGCGGCTCCCTCGACGAGCACGCCATGGGCAACCTGCTGATCGTGACGCTCTGGGAACTCCTGGGCGACACCGTGGCGGGCCTCAAATGGGCCGGCGCGCTGCTGGGTGCCCGCGGCGAGGTCCTGCCGATGTCCAGCGTTCCGCTGACCATCGAGGGCCAGGTCCGGGTCACCGCTCCCGACGGCACCACGGCGCTGCAGACCCTGATCGGACAGGCAAAATGCGCTGTCGCCGGCTCGCTGGAACACGTCCGGCTGCTGCCGGAGAATGCCCCCGCCTGCGTTGAGGCGCTCACCGCGATCGAACTGGCCGACTGGGTCATCCTTGGCCCCGGATCCTGGTACACCTCGGTGCTCCCGCACCTGCTGCTGCCGGAAATGCGCGAGGCGCTCTGCAACACGGCCGCCCGCCGCTGCCTCACGATGAACCTGGCCACGGACACCAAGGAGACCCTCGGAATGTCCGCCGCGGACCATCTGCGGGTGCTCCGGGAGTACGCGCCGGACTTCACGGTCGACGTCGTCCTGGCCGATCCGGCATCCGTGACCGACCGCGCGGACTTCGAACAGGCGGCCGGGATGCTCGGCGCCGAGGTGGTGTTGGGTAAAGTGGGTGCGTCGAGCCGCCGGCCGATCCACGACCCGCTGCGTCTGGCAACGGCGTACCACGACATTTTCGGGAACAGGTAG
- the whiA gene encoding DNA-binding protein WhiA, translating to MALTASVKEELSRLDIKKSSVRKAEVSAMLRFAGGLHIISGRIVIEAEVDLASTARRLRAAIAEVYGHQSEIIVVSGGGLRRGSRYVVRVVRDGEALARQTGLLDARGRPVRGLPSAVVNGSAADAEAVWRGAFLAHGSLTEPGRSSAMEVTCPGPESALALVGAARRLGIQAKAREVRGVDRVVIRDGDTIAALLTRMGAHDALMVWEERRMRKEVRATANRLANFDDANLRRSAQAAVAAGARVDRALEILGDDVPDHLKYAGELRVAHKQASLDELGRLADPVMTKDAIAGRIRRLLAMADKRAQDLGIPGTEANVTPEMLDE from the coding sequence ATGGCACTGACAGCATCAGTCAAGGAAGAACTTTCCCGGCTGGACATCAAGAAGTCCTCGGTCCGCAAGGCTGAAGTGTCCGCCATGCTTCGCTTCGCCGGGGGACTGCACATCATTTCCGGCCGGATCGTGATCGAGGCCGAAGTCGACCTCGCCTCGACCGCGCGGCGGCTGCGGGCCGCCATCGCCGAGGTTTACGGGCACCAAAGCGAAATCATCGTTGTGTCCGGCGGCGGTCTGCGCCGCGGCAGCCGCTACGTCGTCCGCGTGGTGCGCGACGGCGAAGCCCTCGCCCGCCAGACCGGCCTGCTGGACGCCCGGGGACGCCCGGTCCGCGGCCTGCCCTCTGCGGTGGTGAACGGATCCGCCGCCGACGCCGAGGCCGTCTGGCGCGGCGCCTTCCTCGCCCACGGTTCCCTCACCGAGCCCGGCCGGTCCTCCGCCATGGAGGTCACCTGCCCCGGCCCCGAGTCCGCCCTCGCGCTCGTCGGCGCGGCCCGCAGGCTCGGGATCCAGGCCAAGGCCCGCGAGGTCCGGGGAGTGGACCGTGTGGTCATCCGCGACGGCGACACGATTGCCGCGCTGCTGACCCGGATGGGCGCCCACGATGCGCTGATGGTCTGGGAGGAGCGGCGGATGCGTAAGGAAGTCCGGGCCACCGCCAACCGGCTGGCCAACTTCGACGACGCCAACCTGCGGCGATCCGCGCAGGCCGCCGTCGCTGCCGGCGCCCGCGTGGACCGTGCCCTGGAAATCCTCGGCGACGACGTCCCCGACCACCTGAAGTACGCCGGCGAGTTGCGGGTCGCGCACAAACAGGCCAGCCTCGACGAGCTCGGCCGCCTGGCGGACCCCGTCATGACCAAGGACGCGATCGCGGGGCGGATCCGCCGCCTGCTGGCCATGGCGGACAAACGCGCCCAGGACCTGGGCATCCCCGGCACGGAGGCCAATGTGACGCCGGAAATGCTGGACGAGTAG
- a CDS encoding superoxide dismutase has product MTEYVLPQLSYDYAALEPHISARIMELHHSKHHAAYVAGANNALAQLAEAREKGDFANINRLSKDLAFHTGGHINHSVFWNNLSPDGGDKPEGELAAAIDDAFGSFDAFRAHFTAAAMGLQGSGWAFLAYEPIGGNLVIEQLYDQQGNVAVGTTPLLMLDMWEHAFYLDYVNVKADYVKAFWNIVNWADVAKRFDAARKNATGLITL; this is encoded by the coding sequence GTGACCGAGTACGTACTGCCGCAGCTCAGCTATGACTACGCAGCGCTGGAGCCCCACATTTCCGCGCGGATCATGGAGCTGCACCACAGCAAGCACCACGCCGCCTACGTGGCCGGCGCCAACAACGCCCTGGCCCAGCTGGCCGAAGCACGCGAAAAGGGCGACTTCGCCAACATCAACCGGCTCTCCAAGGACCTCGCGTTCCACACCGGCGGACACATCAACCACTCGGTGTTCTGGAACAACCTTTCCCCGGACGGCGGCGACAAGCCCGAAGGTGAGCTGGCAGCCGCCATCGACGATGCGTTCGGCTCCTTCGACGCTTTCCGTGCCCACTTCACCGCGGCGGCCATGGGCCTTCAGGGTTCCGGCTGGGCTTTCCTGGCCTACGAGCCCATCGGCGGCAACCTCGTGATCGAGCAGCTCTACGATCAGCAGGGCAACGTCGCCGTCGGCACCACCCCGCTGCTGATGCTGGACATGTGGGAGCACGCCTTCTACCTGGACTACGTCAACGTCAAGGCCGACTACGTCAAGGCCTTCTGGAACATCGTGAACTGGGCCGACGTCGCCAAGCGCTTCGACGCCGCCCGCAAGAACGCCACCGGCCTTATCACGCTGTAA
- the gap gene encoding type I glyceraldehyde-3-phosphate dehydrogenase — protein MTTRIGINGFGRIGRNYFRAALAQGADLEIVAVNDLTSPEALAHLFKYDSVGGRLKESIEVKDGNIVVDGKTVKVLAERDPAKLPWGELGVDIVIESTGFFTKAADAQKHIDAGAKKVLISAPASDEDITIVMGVNDKLYDPAAHHIISNASCTTNCLGPLAKVVNDAFGIERGLMTTIHAYTADQNLQDGPHKDLRRARAAAINMVPTSTGAAKAIGLVLPELKGKLDGYAIRVPVPTGSATDLTVVVSRETTVEEVNAALKAASESAELKGLLTYTDEPIVSSDIVGDPASSIFDSGLTKVIGNQVKVVSWYDNEWGYSNRLVDLTELVAAKLG, from the coding sequence GTGACCACCCGTATTGGTATTAACGGCTTCGGCCGTATTGGCCGCAACTACTTCCGCGCCGCACTCGCCCAGGGCGCTGACCTCGAGATCGTTGCCGTCAACGACCTCACCAGCCCGGAAGCCCTGGCCCACCTCTTCAAGTACGACTCCGTGGGCGGACGCCTGAAGGAGAGCATCGAGGTCAAGGACGGCAACATCGTCGTCGACGGCAAGACCGTCAAGGTCCTCGCCGAGCGCGATCCTGCCAAGCTGCCCTGGGGCGAGCTCGGCGTTGACATCGTGATCGAATCCACCGGCTTCTTCACCAAGGCCGCCGACGCTCAGAAGCACATCGATGCCGGTGCCAAGAAGGTCTTGATCTCAGCCCCCGCCTCCGACGAGGACATCACGATTGTGATGGGCGTCAACGACAAGCTCTACGACCCCGCCGCGCACCACATCATCTCCAACGCCTCCTGCACCACCAACTGCCTCGGCCCGCTGGCCAAGGTTGTCAACGACGCCTTCGGCATCGAGCGCGGCCTGATGACCACCATCCACGCCTACACCGCCGACCAGAACCTGCAGGACGGCCCGCACAAGGATCTCCGCCGCGCCCGCGCCGCCGCCATCAACATGGTCCCCACCTCCACGGGTGCGGCCAAGGCAATCGGCCTGGTCCTGCCCGAACTCAAGGGCAAGCTCGACGGCTACGCCATCCGCGTGCCGGTGCCCACCGGCTCCGCGACGGACCTGACCGTCGTCGTCTCCCGCGAGACCACCGTCGAGGAAGTGAACGCCGCCCTCAAGGCCGCGTCCGAGTCTGCCGAGCTCAAGGGCCTGCTGACCTACACCGATGAGCCGATCGTCTCCTCGGACATCGTCGGTGACCCGGCATCGTCCATCTTCGACTCCGGCCTGACCAAGGTGATCGGCAACCAGGTCAAGGTTGTTTCCTGGTATGACAACGAATGGGGCTACTCCAACCGCCTCGTGGACCTCACGGAGCTCGTCGCAGCCAAGCTGGGCTAG
- a CDS encoding phosphoglycerate kinase, with amino-acid sequence MTFHTLDELIADGVRGRYVLVRSDLNVPLDGSSVTDDGRIKASLPVLAKLADAGARVLVTAHLGRPKGAPDEKYSLKPAAARLAELAPFKVSLAEDTVGDSARASAAALQDGEALVLENVRFDARETSKDDAERGAFADELVALTGSNGAFVDDAFGAVHRKHASVYDVATRLPSYQGDLVRTEVEVLRKLTADTQRPYVVVLGGSKVSDKLAVIDNLIGKADTILVGGGMLFTFLAAEGHKVAGSLLEEDQIPVVQDYLKRAADAGTEFVVPTDVVVASRFAADAEHETVRAEAIEDSSFGAQGIGLDIGPESAAAFAERIKGARTVFWNGPMGVFEFAAFAGGTRAIAQALTETQAFTVVGGGDSAAAVRTLGFADDQFGHISTGGGASLEYLEGKELPGLSILDR; translated from the coding sequence ATGACATTCCACACCCTCGACGAACTGATCGCTGATGGTGTCCGCGGGCGGTACGTTCTGGTCAGAAGTGACCTGAACGTGCCGCTCGACGGCTCTTCAGTGACTGACGACGGCCGCATCAAGGCCTCCCTGCCAGTGCTGGCGAAGCTCGCGGATGCCGGTGCCCGTGTGCTGGTCACAGCACACCTGGGCCGCCCCAAGGGCGCCCCGGACGAAAAGTACTCGCTCAAGCCCGCCGCGGCGCGGCTGGCCGAACTGGCCCCGTTCAAGGTCTCCCTCGCGGAAGACACCGTCGGGGATTCGGCCAGGGCCTCAGCCGCCGCTCTGCAGGACGGCGAAGCGCTCGTCCTTGAGAACGTGCGCTTCGACGCCCGCGAGACCTCCAAGGACGACGCCGAGCGCGGCGCGTTCGCGGATGAACTCGTCGCCCTCACCGGCTCCAACGGGGCCTTCGTGGACGACGCCTTCGGCGCCGTCCACCGCAAGCATGCCAGCGTGTACGACGTCGCCACCCGGCTGCCGTCCTACCAGGGCGACCTGGTGCGCACCGAGGTCGAGGTGCTGCGCAAGCTCACCGCCGACACGCAGCGGCCCTACGTTGTTGTGCTGGGCGGATCCAAGGTCTCGGACAAACTCGCCGTGATCGACAACCTCATCGGCAAGGCAGACACCATCCTGGTCGGTGGCGGCATGTTGTTCACCTTCCTCGCCGCCGAGGGCCACAAGGTGGCCGGCAGCCTGCTGGAAGAGGACCAGATCCCGGTCGTCCAGGACTACCTCAAGCGCGCCGCGGACGCCGGGACCGAATTCGTGGTTCCCACCGACGTGGTGGTGGCCAGCAGGTTCGCCGCCGACGCGGAGCACGAAACGGTGCGCGCCGAGGCGATTGAAGACAGCAGCTTCGGCGCCCAGGGCATCGGCCTGGACATCGGACCGGAATCCGCCGCAGCCTTCGCGGAACGGATCAAGGGCGCCAGGACAGTGTTCTGGAACGGTCCCATGGGCGTGTTCGAATTCGCAGCGTTCGCCGGCGGCACCCGGGCCATCGCCCAGGCGCTGACCGAGACGCAGGCCTTCACCGTTGTTGGCGGCGGCGACTCCGCCGCCGCGGTCCGGACGCTCGGCTTTGCCGATGACCAGTTCGGGCATATCTCCACCGGCGGCGGCGCCAGCCTCGAGTACCTTGAAGGCAAGGAACTCCCCGGCCTGAGCATCCTGGACCGCTAG
- the tpiA gene encoding triose-phosphate isomerase, with protein sequence MTTSTNGKFDRTPFIAGNWKMNMDHVQGITLLQKLAWTLSDAKHDYSRVEVAVFPPFTDLRGVQTLVQGDELKVVYGGQDLSPYDSGAYTGDISGQFLAKLGCTYVLVGHSERRTIHHETDQVLNAKTKAAFRHGITPVLCVGEGLEIRQAGTHVDHTLTQLRAGVEGLTPEQAAELVVAYEPVWAIGTGEVAGPEDAQEMCAALRAELATLFGADVAAKTRLLYGGSVKANNAASILKERDVDGLLVGGASLDAAEFANIVRFESHLLTD encoded by the coding sequence GTGACCACGTCAACCAACGGCAAATTCGACCGCACGCCCTTCATCGCAGGAAACTGGAAGATGAACATGGACCACGTCCAGGGCATCACCCTCCTGCAGAAACTGGCCTGGACCCTGTCCGACGCCAAGCACGACTACAGCCGGGTGGAGGTCGCCGTCTTCCCGCCGTTCACCGATCTCCGCGGCGTCCAGACGCTGGTTCAGGGCGATGAACTCAAGGTCGTCTACGGCGGCCAGGATCTCTCCCCGTACGACTCCGGCGCCTACACCGGCGACATTTCCGGCCAGTTCCTCGCCAAGCTCGGCTGCACGTACGTCCTCGTTGGCCACAGCGAACGCCGCACCATCCACCACGAGACCGACCAGGTGCTGAACGCCAAGACCAAGGCAGCTTTCCGGCACGGCATCACGCCCGTGCTCTGCGTCGGCGAAGGCCTGGAAATTCGGCAGGCCGGGACGCACGTCGATCACACGCTTACGCAGCTTCGCGCCGGAGTCGAGGGCCTCACCCCGGAGCAGGCCGCCGAACTCGTCGTCGCCTATGAGCCGGTCTGGGCCATCGGGACCGGCGAGGTTGCCGGTCCCGAAGACGCCCAGGAAATGTGCGCCGCACTCCGTGCCGAGCTCGCCACCCTCTTCGGCGCGGACGTCGCCGCCAAGACCCGGCTGCTCTACGGCGGCTCGGTCAAGGCCAACAACGCCGCCTCGATCCTCAAGGAACGCGACGTGGACGGATTGCTGGTCGGCGGTGCCAGCCTGGATGCCGCCGAGTTTGCTAATATTGTCAGGTTCGAGAGTCACCTGCTGACGGATTAG
- the secG gene encoding preprotein translocase subunit SecG, with translation MDVLHVILQVLLGITSLLLTLLILLHKGRGGGLSDMFGGGMSSGLSSSGVAERNLNRFTVILGVTWGVVIVALGLIMRFSGGGDS, from the coding sequence GTGGACGTTCTTCATGTCATTCTGCAGGTTCTCCTGGGTATCACCAGCCTCCTGCTGACCTTGCTCATCCTGCTCCACAAGGGTCGCGGTGGCGGTCTGTCCGACATGTTCGGCGGCGGGATGAGTTCGGGCCTCAGTTCCTCCGGTGTGGCCGAACGAAACCTGAACCGCTTCACGGTTATCCTCGGCGTCACCTGGGGCGTCGTCATCGTCGCACTGGGCCTGATCATGCGGTTCAGCGGCGGCGGCGACTCCTAG
- a CDS encoding RNA polymerase-binding protein RbpA: MLHSASGFRGIRVGATEGATPRHEPPDGTAGRTPRIRVSYRCAKGHETPLVFAQLPDDQIPGVWDCRRCGGTATRDEAQFALEDVPVEGYKSHLEYVKERRSSQDAEDVLAGALERLRARGALPEGKH, encoded by the coding sequence ATGCTGCATTCCGCCTCCGGATTCCGGGGCATCCGCGTAGGAGCCACCGAAGGGGCCACACCCCGCCACGAACCGCCCGACGGCACCGCGGGCCGCACCCCGCGCATCCGCGTCAGTTACCGCTGCGCCAAAGGCCACGAGACGCCGCTGGTCTTCGCGCAGCTGCCCGATGACCAGATCCCCGGCGTCTGGGACTGCCGCCGCTGCGGCGGAACGGCCACCCGCGACGAGGCACAGTTCGCGCTCGAGGACGTGCCGGTGGAAGGCTACAAGAGCCACCTGGAATACGTTAAAGAACGGCGCTCCAGCCAGGATGCCGAAGACGTGCTGGCCGGAGCGCTCGAGAGACTTCGCGCCCGAGGGGCCCTCCCGGAGGGAAAACACTGA
- the pgl gene encoding 6-phosphogluconolactonase: protein MSADPRVSIHPDSTVLMAAIAARLITKLVDIQDKHGEATVVLTGGSMGIGSLKAVAESPASPAVEWSKVNFWWGDERFIAAEDPERNACQAHEALLSRIDADPARIHVPGSTGDFGTPEEAAADYARRLKEAAAAEHAADMSDDRPEHPAALPRFDIVLLGVGPDAHVASLFPEQAGIREKELTVVGVRTSPKPPPQRVSLTLPAINTASEIWMVVAGEDKAGAVGLALAGANPVQVPAAGPRGRNETLWLIDENAASRVPRQLVRKG from the coding sequence GTGAGCGCTGACCCCAGAGTAAGCATCCATCCCGACTCGACCGTCCTGATGGCTGCCATCGCGGCCCGCCTGATCACCAAACTGGTGGACATCCAGGACAAACACGGCGAGGCGACGGTGGTGCTTACCGGCGGGTCGATGGGCATCGGCTCGCTCAAGGCCGTGGCCGAGTCGCCGGCGTCCCCGGCTGTCGAGTGGTCCAAGGTCAACTTCTGGTGGGGCGACGAACGATTCATCGCCGCCGAGGACCCGGAGCGCAACGCCTGCCAGGCCCACGAGGCGCTGCTTTCCCGGATCGATGCGGACCCGGCGCGGATCCACGTCCCCGGGTCCACCGGGGACTTCGGCACTCCTGAGGAGGCGGCCGCGGACTACGCCCGCCGGCTGAAAGAGGCCGCTGCCGCGGAACACGCAGCGGACATGTCCGATGACCGGCCCGAACATCCGGCCGCGCTGCCCCGCTTCGACATCGTCCTCCTTGGCGTGGGACCGGACGCGCACGTCGCATCGCTCTTCCCCGAACAGGCCGGCATCCGCGAGAAGGAACTCACAGTGGTGGGTGTCCGCACCTCCCCCAAGCCGCCGCCGCAGCGGGTTTCGCTGACGCTGCCCGCCATCAACACGGCGTCTGAAATCTGGATGGTTGTGGCCGGCGAGGACAAGGCGGGGGCCGTGGGGCTGGCACTCGCGGGCGCCAACCCGGTGCAGGTTCCGGCGGCCGGTCCGCGGGGCCGGAACGAAACTCTGTGGCTGATCGACGAAAACGCGGCGTCCCGGGTTCCCCGGCAGCTGGTCCGCAAGGGCTAG
- a CDS encoding glucose-6-phosphate dehydrogenase assembly protein OpcA, with the protein MIVDLPDTTTSKISKKIMALREQGGVIALGRVLTLVVVTRSGLEEDAIEAANEASREHPCRIIVLADAGAKAPTRLDAQIRVGGDAGASEVIVLRGYGELAEESESLVAALLLPDAPIVAWWPHGAPKNACETSIGRIAHRRITDSANEADPQRALDNIRRTYKAGDTDLAWTRLTNWRIQLAAVLDQVDGSPVTAVAVEGASDSPSTILLAAWLTLALDAPVTIVADPAGTGIRRVRLTRSGGDVQLFRPGLTVAELSQPGQPVQRISLPRRSLKDCLAEELRRLDPDEVFGEVITIGLPRTNLRSVRPSER; encoded by the coding sequence ATGATCGTAGATCTTCCCGACACCACCACCTCCAAGATTTCCAAGAAGATCATGGCCCTGCGCGAGCAGGGCGGCGTGATCGCGCTGGGCCGGGTGCTGACCCTGGTGGTCGTCACCCGGTCCGGGCTGGAAGAGGACGCGATCGAGGCCGCGAACGAGGCCAGCCGGGAACACCCCTGCCGGATCATCGTCCTCGCCGACGCCGGCGCCAAGGCGCCGACCCGGCTCGATGCGCAGATCCGGGTGGGCGGCGACGCCGGGGCCTCCGAGGTCATCGTGCTCCGCGGCTACGGCGAACTGGCGGAGGAAAGCGAATCCCTCGTCGCGGCCCTGCTGCTGCCGGATGCGCCGATCGTGGCCTGGTGGCCGCACGGCGCCCCGAAGAACGCGTGTGAGACCTCGATCGGGCGGATCGCGCACCGGCGGATCACGGACTCGGCCAACGAGGCCGATCCGCAGCGCGCGCTGGACAACATCCGCCGGACCTACAAAGCCGGCGACACGGACCTGGCCTGGACCCGCCTGACCAACTGGCGGATCCAGCTCGCCGCCGTCCTGGACCAGGTGGACGGCTCCCCGGTCACGGCCGTCGCCGTCGAAGGCGCCTCCGACTCCCCCAGCACGATCCTGCTCGCGGCCTGGCTCACCTTGGCCCTGGACGCGCCGGTCACGATCGTCGCGGATCCGGCCGGCACCGGGATCCGGCGCGTGCGGCTCACCCGCTCCGGCGGCGACGTGCAGCTGTTCCGGCCCGGACTCACCGTGGCGGAACTAAGCCAGCCCGGTCAGCCGGTGCAGCGCATCTCCCTCCCGCGCCGCAGCCTGAAGGACTGCCTCGCCGAGGAACTGCGCCGCCTCGATCCGGACGAAGTGTTCGGTGAAGTGATTACTATTGGACTGCCACGTACCAATCTAAGGAGTGTCCGTCCCAGTGAGCGCTGA
- the zwf gene encoding glucose-6-phosphate dehydrogenase, which yields MPENHNGSRKSAARGRNPLRDPRDRRLNRIAGPASLVLFGVTGDLARKKLMPAVYDLANRGLLPPSFALVGFARRNWENEDFAAEVKEAVKAYARTPFDETVWKQLSEGIRFVQGEFDDDDAFKRLSETIDELDEQRGTRGNHAFYLSIPPNAFELVCRQLSKHGLAQAEGDKWRRVVIEKPFGHDLESARQLNDIVESVFPQDAVFRIDHYLGKETVQNILALRFANQLFEPLWNANYVDHVQITMAEDIGTGGRAGYYDGVGAARDVIQNHLLQLLALTAMEEPISFNADDLRAEKEKVLGAVRLPEDLSTHSARGQFTGGWQGGEKVVGYLEEDGIPADSKTETFAAIRVDINTRRWAGVPFYLRAGKRLGRRVTEIAVVLKRAPNLLFTDHGEDDFGQNAVVIRVQPDEGATIRFGSKVPGTQMEVRDVTMDFGYGHSFTESSPEAYERLILDVLLGEPPLFPRHAEVELSWKILDPFEHYWESLDEQPEPYAPGSWGPASADELLARDGRTWRRP from the coding sequence ATGCCAGAAAATCACAACGGCAGCCGGAAATCCGCGGCCCGGGGGCGTAATCCGCTCCGGGATCCGCGGGACCGGCGCCTGAATCGTATTGCGGGGCCGGCGTCGCTGGTCCTGTTCGGGGTCACGGGGGACCTCGCCCGGAAGAAGCTCATGCCGGCCGTGTACGACCTGGCCAACCGGGGGCTGCTGCCGCCGAGCTTTGCCCTGGTGGGCTTTGCGCGGCGGAACTGGGAAAACGAGGACTTCGCCGCCGAGGTGAAGGAAGCGGTCAAGGCCTACGCCCGCACTCCGTTCGATGAAACGGTGTGGAAGCAGCTTTCCGAGGGCATCCGCTTCGTGCAGGGCGAGTTCGACGACGATGATGCCTTCAAGCGGCTCAGCGAAACCATCGATGAACTCGATGAGCAGCGGGGCACACGCGGCAACCACGCGTTCTACCTGTCCATTCCGCCGAACGCCTTCGAACTGGTCTGCCGGCAGCTGTCCAAGCACGGACTGGCGCAGGCCGAGGGTGACAAGTGGCGCCGCGTCGTGATCGAGAAGCCGTTCGGCCACGACCTCGAATCGGCCCGGCAGCTCAACGACATCGTTGAGTCGGTCTTCCCGCAGGACGCTGTCTTCCGGATCGACCACTACCTGGGCAAGGAGACGGTGCAGAACATCCTGGCGCTGCGCTTCGCCAACCAGCTCTTCGAGCCGCTCTGGAACGCGAACTACGTGGACCACGTCCAGATCACCATGGCCGAGGACATCGGCACCGGCGGCCGGGCGGGCTACTACGACGGCGTCGGCGCCGCGCGCGATGTGATCCAGAACCACCTGCTCCAGCTCCTGGCGCTGACCGCGATGGAGGAACCGATCTCCTTCAACGCCGATGACCTCCGCGCCGAGAAGGAAAAGGTCCTCGGCGCCGTCCGGCTCCCCGAGGACCTGTCCACCCACTCGGCCCGCGGGCAGTTCACCGGCGGCTGGCAGGGCGGCGAAAAGGTGGTCGGCTACCTCGAGGAGGACGGCATCCCCGCTGACTCCAAGACGGAGACGTTCGCCGCGATCCGGGTGGACATCAACACCCGCCGCTGGGCCGGGGTGCCGTTCTACCTGCGCGCCGGCAAGCGGCTGGGCCGCCGGGTGACCGAGATCGCCGTCGTGCTCAAACGCGCCCCCAACCTGCTGTTCACCGACCACGGCGAGGACGACTTCGGCCAGAACGCCGTCGTGATCCGGGTCCAGCCCGACGAGGGAGCCACGATCCGCTTCGGTTCCAAGGTTCCCGGCACGCAGATGGAAGTCCGGGACGTCACGATGGACTTTGGTTACGGCCACTCCTTCACGGAGTCCAGCCCGGAGGCCTACGAGCGGCTCATCCTCGACGTGCTCCTCGGCGAGCCGCCGCTGTTCCCCCGCCACGCGGAAGTCGAGCTGTCCTGGAAAATCCTCGATCCGTTCGAGCATTACTGGGAGTCCCTGGACGAACAGCCCGAACCCTACGCCCCCGGCAGCTGGGGCCCCGCCTCCGCCGACGAGCTCCTTGCCCGTGACGGACGAACCTGGAGAAGGCCATGA